A genomic region of Serratia fonticola contains the following coding sequences:
- a CDS encoding helix-turn-helix transcriptional regulator has product MSGKINVITDNYYFFVGLKAYLHAEGRVINLMALNELKNTSASSFGEKDVLVFHMLNFMSEMSFLIAVAKFPGKIIFLPREMKIKFNLDFGRHIAFAKDADVDAVFNELVKIVGGELPVATFLQDSLTRREKAVLLSMIDGMNMQAIGHSLRISTKTVYTHRRNALHKLGVRNLFQACPIKTSVLNSAIFAG; this is encoded by the coding sequence ATGTCTGGAAAAATTAATGTAATCACCGATAATTATTATTTTTTTGTTGGGCTTAAGGCGTATTTGCATGCAGAGGGAAGAGTGATTAACCTAATGGCACTCAATGAACTTAAAAATACCAGTGCCAGTAGTTTTGGGGAAAAGGATGTGCTGGTTTTTCATATGTTGAATTTCATGAGTGAAATGTCGTTCTTGATTGCCGTTGCCAAATTTCCTGGAAAAATAATTTTTTTGCCACGTGAAATGAAAATAAAATTCAACCTGGATTTTGGGCGGCATATTGCCTTTGCAAAGGATGCTGATGTAGACGCCGTGTTTAATGAGTTAGTCAAGATAGTCGGTGGGGAGCTTCCTGTTGCTACTTTTCTTCAGGATAGCTTAACTCGCAGAGAGAAGGCTGTGCTGCTGTCTATGATCGATGGTATGAATATGCAAGCCATCGGCCACAGCTTACGTATCTCAACCAAAACCGTGTATACCCACCGGCGCAATGCGCTGCATAAACTGGGGGTGCGCAATCTGTTTCAGGCGTGCCCAATAAAAACCAGTGTGCTCAATTCGGCTATTTTTGCAGGTTGA
- a CDS encoding periplasmic heavy metal sensor, with product MMRNKTPLVALLSITLLTGLGNVAMAQNGYHGQNRANPQGINQGLGYQPGYRANLTAEQQAISQKAFDAFQLKTADIRQQLISKNYEYQALLTSKPLDEQKVLAVSKEITALRDNMYQQRVALDTELAKAGIPAMGHRGGMGGAGMHSGRGCR from the coding sequence ATGATGCGAAACAAAACCCCCCTGGTCGCCTTGCTCTCTATAACTCTGCTGACGGGCTTAGGTAATGTCGCGATGGCGCAGAATGGTTACCATGGGCAAAACAGGGCCAACCCACAGGGAATAAATCAGGGGCTCGGTTATCAGCCTGGCTATAGGGCTAACCTGACCGCAGAACAGCAGGCCATCAGCCAGAAAGCCTTTGACGCCTTCCAGCTTAAAACAGCCGATATACGCCAACAGCTAATATCCAAAAACTACGAATATCAAGCGCTGTTAACCAGCAAACCATTAGATGAACAAAAGGTTCTGGCCGTCAGCAAAGAAATTACTGCGCTTCGCGACAATATGTACCAACAACGTGTCGCACTGGATACCGAATTGGCCAAGGCCGGCATACCGGCAATGGGCCATCGTGGAGGGATGGGCGGTGCAGGCATGCACAGTGGTCGTGGATGCCGCTAA
- a CDS encoding fimbria/pilus outer membrane usher protein — protein sequence MGSVNADTDIKPSTPQEVAKNLEFDASFLNVDDEKSVDLSRFANGSSGLPGVYKTALYINNQLVSNTDIEFKARTDKSVYPCLTRELIKNIAFNYAKLPADFLTSQNKEELCLDLQHKLAEAQVNYDSNEQRLDIVIPQIYMLNTARGTVSPELWDSGVPAVLLGYNVNGYTSESHGNSFNSLFAGVNAGVNVGAWYLRHNGSYSRVDNGESQYSNINTYMQRDIPVLKARVLLGQSNTTGQVFDTVPFTGIQLASDERMLPESLRGYAPDIRGIARTNARVTVRQNGQVLYETTVTPGEFLINDLYPTGYGGNLDVTVRESDGTEQTFSVPYASVAQLLRPGSSRYSITGGEVRSDNLREKPALYQATYQLGLTNAITGYGGLQVSQDYYALQLGTAVGTPIGALAFDVTQARTHLDNSTDVNGKHQPGNSLSGQSYQVSYSKLISETNSNLSLAAYRFSTDGFMDFMTAMQTRDAVAQGYSPDSIWRAKNRLTVTAGQGLPENWGQLYISGSLQNYWNKDGSEKQYQMGYNNRYKSLSYGLSVNRSFSSLGTAQTNYLLSFSLPLGRDDNTHTPQLRMDLSHDSSGRTGQQATVSGSAGQENQFSYGVTAMNANQDMGSSGSVSANYRSPATALSGTYSTGKGYQSASAGMSGTVVGHAGGVSFTPYTSDTFALVEAKGAEGAKVSSYPGVSIDSWGYAIVPYLNPYQMNEVSIDPKGTSSDVELDNTSQKVAPYSGAVVKVKYTTKKGTPILVNATYQGEPVPFGADIFDSKGNSVGSVGQGGQLYARVAQDKGQLRVKWGEGGEMQCTVSYVLMPVAKGQKQEQIQQFNSPCTATASAGSPRSKLAKNDAISAVNQG from the coding sequence ATGGGCAGCGTTAATGCCGATACGGATATTAAACCGAGTACTCCGCAAGAAGTTGCAAAGAACCTGGAGTTTGATGCTTCTTTTCTGAATGTTGATGATGAGAAGTCGGTTGACCTCAGCCGTTTTGCTAATGGCTCCTCGGGATTACCCGGCGTCTACAAGACGGCTTTATATATTAATAATCAACTGGTCAGCAATACCGATATTGAATTTAAAGCACGGACAGATAAATCAGTTTATCCCTGTCTGACCCGCGAGCTGATTAAAAATATTGCGTTTAATTATGCCAAATTACCCGCGGATTTTTTAACGTCGCAGAATAAAGAGGAACTTTGTCTCGATCTGCAGCACAAGCTGGCAGAGGCGCAGGTGAATTACGACAGTAATGAACAGCGCCTGGACATTGTCATCCCACAGATTTACATGCTGAACACCGCCCGTGGCACCGTGAGCCCGGAGCTGTGGGACAGCGGCGTCCCTGCGGTTTTGCTGGGTTATAACGTTAACGGCTACACCAGCGAATCTCACGGCAACAGCTTTAACTCGCTGTTTGCCGGGGTCAATGCTGGCGTCAACGTCGGTGCCTGGTATCTGCGCCATAACGGTTCTTATAGCCGCGTAGATAACGGCGAGAGCCAGTACAGCAACATCAATACCTATATGCAGCGTGATATTCCAGTGCTGAAGGCGCGCGTATTGCTGGGGCAGTCAAATACCACTGGGCAAGTGTTCGATACCGTGCCGTTTACCGGTATTCAACTGGCCAGTGACGAGCGGATGTTGCCGGAGTCCCTGCGTGGTTATGCGCCGGATATCCGTGGTATCGCCCGTACCAACGCGCGTGTCACCGTGCGCCAGAATGGGCAGGTATTGTATGAAACCACGGTCACGCCGGGAGAGTTTCTGATCAACGATCTGTATCCAACCGGCTACGGCGGCAATCTGGACGTTACGGTACGTGAATCGGATGGCACCGAGCAGACTTTCAGCGTGCCTTATGCCTCGGTAGCACAACTGCTACGGCCTGGCTCATCACGTTATTCGATCACCGGTGGTGAAGTGCGCAGCGATAACCTGCGTGAGAAACCGGCGTTGTATCAGGCAACCTATCAGCTAGGTTTGACGAATGCCATTACCGGTTATGGCGGTCTGCAGGTTAGCCAGGATTATTACGCGCTGCAGTTGGGAACGGCAGTGGGGACACCGATTGGCGCCCTGGCGTTCGATGTCACACAGGCGCGGACCCATTTGGATAACAGCACCGACGTTAATGGCAAACATCAACCGGGTAACAGCCTGAGCGGACAAAGCTATCAGGTGAGTTACAGCAAGTTGATCAGCGAAACCAACAGTAACCTGTCGCTGGCGGCGTACCGTTTTTCTACCGACGGCTTTATGGACTTTATGACCGCGATGCAAACCCGTGATGCGGTGGCACAAGGGTATTCGCCGGACTCGATTTGGCGTGCCAAAAATCGCCTGACGGTCACCGCTGGACAAGGTCTGCCAGAAAACTGGGGCCAGCTGTATATCAGCGGTTCTTTGCAGAACTACTGGAACAAAGACGGTAGCGAGAAGCAGTACCAGATGGGTTACAACAACCGTTACAAGAGCCTGTCGTATGGCCTGAGTGTTAACCGCAGTTTCTCCAGCCTGGGCACGGCGCAGACCAACTATCTGTTGAGTTTCAGCCTGCCGCTGGGGCGCGATGACAACACCCATACGCCACAACTGCGCATGGATCTGTCCCACGACAGCAGCGGTCGTACGGGGCAGCAGGCGACGGTATCCGGGAGTGCCGGGCAGGAGAATCAGTTCAGCTATGGCGTGACGGCAATGAATGCCAACCAGGATATGGGATCCAGCGGATCGGTGAGCGCCAACTACCGCAGTCCGGCCACGGCATTGAGTGGCACTTACAGTACCGGTAAAGGGTATCAGAGCGCCTCTGCCGGTATGAGTGGCACGGTGGTGGGGCATGCTGGTGGCGTGAGCTTTACGCCTTACACGTCGGACACCTTCGCGCTGGTGGAAGCCAAAGGAGCTGAAGGGGCTAAAGTCTCCTCGTATCCAGGCGTGAGCATCGATTCATGGGGGTACGCGATAGTGCCTTACCTGAATCCGTATCAGATGAATGAGGTCAGTATCGATCCGAAAGGCACCTCATCCGATGTCGAGTTGGATAACACCAGCCAGAAAGTCGCGCCCTATTCCGGTGCGGTAGTGAAGGTGAAATATACGACCAAAAAGGGCACGCCGATTCTGGTAAATGCCACCTATCAAGGGGAGCCGGTACCGTTCGGGGCCGATATTTTTGATAGCAAAGGCAACAGCGTAGGGTCAGTGGGCCAAGGCGGGCAACTGTATGCGCGTGTGGCGCAAGACAAGGGCCAGTTGCGAGTGAAATGGGGTGAAGGCGGTGAGATGCAGTGCACCGTCAGCTATGTGCTGATGCCTGTAGCCAAGGGTCAGAAGCAGGAGCAGATACAGCAATTCAACTCTCCTTGCACGGCGACGGCATCTGCCGGATCCCCGCGTTCGAAACTGGCAAAAAATGACGCGATATCGGCGGTTAATCAAGGCTAG
- a CDS encoding carboxylesterase, protein MFIKWIKRIALLVVFLVIGALGARIYDTQRGPSLQLWHTFVPHEMRADEIDKASWADYLKAEDNLFKEVRLNVTDKLDSSQQTSLNRYYSGSPIYPEKFPTDWNRSYIMMPEGKPKGAVVLLHGLTDTPYSLRHIAENYRQYGYVAVGIRLPAHGTVPGALTDVDWQDWLAATRLAVREARSLAGNDVPLHIVGFSNGGALAMKYTLDALDNPELAKPQRVVLISPMIGVTSFARFAGVAGWPAIFPAFAKAAWLGIVPEFNPFKYNSFPVNAARQSFQLTQALQKQIATDSRNNKMGELPPILTFQSVMDSTVSTRAVITALYNHLPANGSEVVLFDLNQAVAFGPLLRTSSYTALPRLLPAPPRNYKATIVTNVTPETTDTEARTTAAGQTAETTEMLGITYLPDIFSLSHVALPFPLSDSLYGRYPNPRNQYGISLGTFAARGERAVLVVGLDSLMRLSSNPFFPYMLKRIDDNISLAPTK, encoded by the coding sequence ATGTTTATCAAATGGATAAAGCGTATTGCCCTGCTGGTGGTTTTTTTAGTCATTGGCGCGCTAGGCGCACGTATTTATGACACCCAGCGCGGGCCCTCTCTGCAACTTTGGCATACCTTTGTTCCCCATGAAATGCGGGCGGACGAGATTGACAAAGCCAGTTGGGCAGACTATCTGAAGGCTGAGGACAACCTGTTTAAAGAGGTTAGGCTGAATGTGACCGACAAGCTGGACAGCAGCCAGCAAACATCGCTAAACCGCTATTATTCCGGCAGTCCAATCTACCCCGAAAAATTTCCCACCGACTGGAACCGCTCCTACATCATGATGCCGGAAGGCAAACCGAAAGGAGCCGTGGTGTTGCTGCATGGTTTAACCGATACACCGTATAGCCTGCGGCATATTGCAGAAAATTACCGTCAGTATGGCTATGTGGCGGTCGGCATCCGTCTACCGGCGCACGGCACCGTGCCAGGGGCATTGACCGATGTCGATTGGCAGGATTGGTTGGCGGCCACCCGCCTGGCGGTACGCGAAGCCAGGAGCCTGGCGGGTAATGACGTACCGCTGCATATCGTTGGCTTTTCCAACGGCGGCGCCTTGGCGATGAAGTATACGCTCGATGCGTTGGACAATCCTGAACTGGCAAAACCGCAGCGTGTGGTACTGATTTCACCGATGATCGGCGTTACCAGCTTTGCTCGTTTTGCTGGCGTTGCCGGTTGGCCAGCGATCTTCCCCGCCTTTGCCAAGGCGGCCTGGCTTGGGATTGTGCCGGAATTCAACCCGTTTAAATACAACTCGTTCCCGGTAAATGCAGCACGTCAGTCTTTCCAACTGACTCAGGCATTACAAAAACAGATCGCTACCGACTCGCGCAACAATAAGATGGGGGAATTGCCGCCGATCCTGACGTTCCAATCCGTGATGGACTCGACCGTCAGTACCCGTGCCGTCATCACGGCGCTGTATAACCACCTGCCCGCCAATGGCAGTGAAGTGGTGCTGTTCGATTTAAACCAGGCGGTTGCGTTTGGCCCCTTGCTCAGAACTTCTTCTTATACCGCGCTACCACGATTATTACCTGCGCCACCCCGCAACTATAAGGCCACCATCGTCACCAACGTCACGCCAGAAACCACGGATACCGAGGCGCGAACCACCGCGGCCGGGCAAACTGCAGAAACCACCGAAATGCTCGGTATCACCTATTTGCCGGATATTTTCTCGCTGTCACACGTTGCCTTACCGTTCCCGCTGAGTGATTCTCTGTATGGGCGTTACCCTAACCCGCGCAATCAGTATGGTATCAGTCTGGGTACCTTTGCCGCACGCGGTGAACGGGCCGTGCTGGTGGTGGGATTGGATTCACTGATGCGTCTGTCTTCCAATCCGTTCTTCCCTTATATGCTCAAACGTATTGATGACAACATCAGCCTGGCACCAACAAAATAA
- a CDS encoding fimbrial protein translates to MKRIIQCTVGLLLLMVASNSALAAVACSPTSGSSRIDIVPLTPAAISAGADIPIGTVIYQGRWVSGVTGISVMDCTSTVDPGYIWFNVAWSVEQAPLGLANWSGGPFGGAVYETGIPGIGIAISRSNNGDTAKVGAPNYQFPGDIQAPITGGHYKPYLANRVIYVSLIKTGAITPGNHILDSSKLPVAGLTIVNPLSHPTTPGLPITVTRVKFEGQLTVSAQTCSTPLVAVAMGQYDIGEYFNRVGSTTPWLDASIRLTNCPTFYGFYNADNSTLMFDYSTGTGLVANSTNNSIGVRLTPATSVVDAANGVMEIDSTVPGAASGVGIQLGWGESSQAPTLFNFSTEQAMTLPKDGSPTIRIPLSVRYIQTALAPTPGKANGKVVFTINYY, encoded by the coding sequence ATGAAGAGAATAATACAGTGTACAGTCGGGCTACTTTTGCTCATGGTAGCCAGCAACAGCGCCTTGGCGGCAGTTGCCTGCTCACCGACAAGTGGTTCCTCCCGTATCGATATCGTTCCACTCACCCCCGCAGCGATTTCTGCAGGGGCAGATATTCCTATCGGGACGGTCATTTATCAAGGACGTTGGGTGAGTGGTGTAACCGGCATCAGTGTGATGGATTGTACATCAACGGTGGATCCCGGCTATATCTGGTTCAACGTTGCCTGGAGTGTCGAGCAGGCGCCTCTGGGGCTTGCCAACTGGTCAGGCGGCCCATTCGGCGGAGCGGTTTATGAGACGGGTATTCCTGGTATAGGCATTGCCATCTCACGCAGCAATAATGGTGATACGGCCAAGGTTGGCGCACCGAACTATCAGTTTCCCGGCGATATTCAGGCCCCGATAACTGGGGGGCATTACAAGCCTTATTTGGCGAATAGGGTTATCTATGTCTCACTGATTAAAACCGGCGCGATTACTCCAGGTAACCATATTCTGGATTCGTCGAAACTGCCGGTAGCTGGCCTGACTATTGTTAATCCGCTGAGTCATCCGACGACACCAGGGTTGCCGATCACGGTTACCCGGGTCAAGTTTGAGGGGCAATTAACGGTGTCGGCACAAACCTGTAGCACGCCGTTGGTCGCTGTTGCAATGGGTCAATATGACATAGGAGAGTATTTTAACCGGGTAGGTTCGACCACGCCTTGGCTTGATGCGTCAATTAGGCTGACCAATTGCCCAACCTTCTACGGTTTTTATAATGCTGATAACAGTACGCTGATGTTCGATTACAGTACCGGCACCGGGCTCGTAGCCAACTCAACCAATAACAGTATCGGTGTGCGATTAACCCCGGCAACTTCGGTGGTCGATGCTGCCAATGGTGTGATGGAAATCGACTCGACGGTTCCTGGTGCGGCATCGGGCGTGGGCATCCAGCTCGGTTGGGGGGAGAGCAGCCAGGCGCCGACATTGTTTAATTTTTCAACTGAACAGGCTATGACGTTGCCGAAAGACGGCAGCCCGACCATTCGTATCCCTCTGTCTGTTCGTTATATTCAAACGGCTTTAGCACCGACGCCGGGCAAGGCGAATGGCAAAGTGGTGTTTACCATTAACTATTATTAA
- a CDS encoding fimbrial protein: MKKLAIVASLVAAFGSVGMAQAASTGTITFNGELTANTCDVIVDGQTADATVVLPTVGVKQLDEAAKTAGDTGFVMALNNCQGTLETASAFFEAGASVDAVTGRLKNLSGTASNVSLQLLDGSSSSQAVIEAGNQNQVLKTTYKDVTGGSTTLPYIVRYYAENATTAGTVISNVVYSIQYQ, encoded by the coding sequence ATGAAAAAGTTAGCAATCGTTGCCTCCCTGGTCGCAGCATTCGGTTCAGTCGGTATGGCTCAGGCCGCTTCAACCGGCACCATCACCTTCAATGGTGAACTGACTGCCAATACCTGTGACGTTATTGTTGACGGCCAGACTGCGGATGCGACCGTGGTATTGCCAACCGTCGGTGTTAAGCAGTTGGATGAAGCCGCTAAAACGGCCGGTGATACCGGCTTTGTGATGGCGTTGAACAACTGTCAAGGTACCTTAGAGACCGCTTCTGCTTTCTTTGAAGCGGGCGCTTCTGTGGATGCAGTCACTGGACGTCTTAAAAACCTGTCAGGAACCGCATCTAACGTCAGCTTGCAACTGCTTGATGGCTCAAGTTCGTCTCAGGCGGTGATTGAGGCGGGTAACCAGAACCAGGTGCTCAAAACGACCTATAAGGATGTGACGGGGGGCAGTACTACCCTGCCATACATTGTGCGCTACTACGCTGAAAACGCTACCACTGCCGGTACCGTCATCAGCAACGTGGTCTATTCTATCCAGTATCAGTAA
- a CDS encoding fimbrial protein yields the protein MTLSINRVLGLLAGILLPTFSPTSWATVTFTLATGIQTVTVPLSPPVISAGVDAPVGTVLYRAMLRMKDGYADVKWPASDVGKYLYTSISANLKTTPQPLANLPVGPYADGVYQTGIPGIGVAIFLSDTSTNPVTTAPRRGENQTLLDSSLGVRDMLIGTDKNFAVALIKTGPLTPGNYSISGANFPTMQYGLDYSGISQPNAAAISGLPIYYWNVSFQGNITVSAQTCTTPDVSVNLGTYEIGEHFRALNSTTPWKDASIALTNCPKFYGFYNLSNAPLLMDYNTGKSTSTTSLNNTIGVRLAPANGVIDAANGVMAIDATVSGAASGVGIQLGWGLSSQTPTPFNFSTEQAMTLPKDGSTTIQVPLAARYIQTAAKPTPGRANGKVTFTINYY from the coding sequence ATGACGTTATCAATAAACAGAGTGTTGGGTTTACTGGCTGGGATCTTGTTACCCACTTTCAGCCCTACAAGCTGGGCTACTGTGACGTTTACCTTGGCAACCGGTATTCAGACTGTAACTGTTCCTTTGTCTCCGCCGGTAATTTCGGCTGGTGTAGACGCGCCTGTAGGAACGGTGCTTTATCGGGCAATGCTAAGAATGAAAGATGGCTACGCTGACGTAAAGTGGCCAGCCTCTGACGTTGGAAAATATCTGTATACGAGTATATCAGCGAACCTGAAAACCACGCCACAGCCTCTCGCGAACCTACCCGTCGGACCTTATGCGGATGGGGTCTATCAGACCGGAATACCTGGTATCGGTGTGGCCATTTTTTTAAGTGATACCAGCACTAATCCAGTAACAACCGCCCCGAGAAGGGGGGAAAATCAGACACTGCTTGATTCGAGTCTTGGGGTCCGGGATATGTTGATAGGTACAGACAAGAATTTCGCGGTCGCACTGATTAAAACAGGCCCTCTTACACCGGGGAATTACAGCATCAGTGGCGCCAATTTTCCTACTATGCAGTATGGTTTGGACTATTCGGGAATCAGCCAGCCAAATGCTGCCGCAATCAGTGGGTTGCCGATATATTATTGGAACGTCAGTTTTCAAGGGAACATCACGGTGTCAGCACAAACCTGCACCACGCCCGATGTCTCGGTTAATTTAGGCACCTATGAAATAGGTGAGCATTTTAGGGCGCTAAATTCGACAACCCCCTGGAAAGATGCCTCAATTGCGTTGACCAATTGCCCCAAATTTTACGGTTTTTATAATTTGTCTAATGCACCGTTGTTAATGGATTACAATACGGGAAAAAGTACCTCCACGACCTCACTTAATAACACTATTGGTGTGAGATTAGCGCCGGCTAACGGTGTTATTGATGCTGCCAATGGGGTGATGGCTATCGATGCGACGGTATCCGGAGCTGCAAGCGGCGTGGGTATCCAGCTTGGGTGGGGATTAAGCAGCCAGACGCCGACGCCGTTTAATTTTTCCACAGAACAGGCTATGACGTTGCCGAAAGACGGTAGCACGACGATTCAGGTGCCCTTGGCTGCCCGCTATATTCAAACCGCAGCGAAACCTACGCCAGGCAGGGCGAACGGCAAGGTGACGTTTACGATTAATTATTATTGA
- a CDS encoding fimbrial protein — translation MTLLIKKAVIIALALIPLQFMTAAYASCGFSAQSAVKQVVSTTQPLLGGNITVGSEVANGTVVYKQNYIPTFGDVNIACTQSGAYQYQSLFSSTPLSLANWNTGIYAGKVYQTGVQGLGVVVTGAGDLIVPYNVGSTAGSTCASASSCIYIQSSTSSFWNFALFIIKIGPVAAGSISGSQLPCISQSAGQSGSLVTIARSCFSGTLNVVSKTCMTPDVNVSMGTFDVSQNFKGIGTATPWKDASINLTDCPIFYGTLNDARNTFYSDNGTTKVGTFTNNALGLTLAPNTSIIDDANGIMALKTDSVSASGIGIQLGYGNVGDASPSLVSFTNAKSYQMTNNAVTSLRLPLVARYIQTASSVTPGRADATATFTINYY, via the coding sequence ATGACATTGTTAATAAAAAAGGCAGTAATAATTGCTCTGGCATTAATACCATTACAATTCATGACAGCAGCTTATGCCAGCTGTGGATTCTCCGCTCAAAGTGCAGTAAAACAAGTTGTGAGTACGACACAACCCTTACTGGGCGGTAACATCACTGTCGGTTCTGAAGTTGCCAATGGTACTGTTGTTTATAAGCAAAACTATATTCCCACTTTTGGTGATGTAAACATTGCATGTACCCAGTCTGGTGCATATCAGTATCAATCGTTGTTCTCTAGTACACCTTTATCATTAGCGAACTGGAATACCGGTATTTATGCGGGCAAAGTTTATCAAACCGGCGTTCAGGGTTTAGGTGTTGTAGTTACGGGCGCTGGGGATCTGATAGTACCTTATAATGTCGGGTCTACCGCGGGTTCGACATGTGCTTCTGCTTCGAGTTGTATTTACATTCAAAGTAGTACTTCTAGTTTCTGGAACTTTGCCCTTTTTATCATCAAGATTGGCCCGGTGGCTGCTGGTTCTATTTCTGGCAGTCAATTACCTTGTATTTCTCAAAGCGCAGGGCAATCTGGAAGTTTAGTGACTATTGCGCGTTCATGTTTCAGTGGTACATTGAATGTTGTTTCTAAAACCTGCATGACACCGGATGTTAATGTTTCTATGGGGACTTTTGACGTCAGCCAAAATTTTAAAGGTATTGGGACTGCAACTCCATGGAAAGATGCTTCTATTAATCTGACTGATTGCCCCATATTCTATGGAACACTTAACGATGCTCGGAATACATTTTATTCTGATAATGGCACCACCAAGGTAGGGACCTTCACAAACAACGCCCTCGGCCTGACGCTTGCACCAAATACATCAATTATTGATGATGCAAACGGCATAATGGCTTTGAAAACGGACAGTGTCAGTGCTTCAGGGATAGGTATTCAGTTGGGATACGGTAATGTAGGTGATGCCTCACCTTCATTGGTGAGCTTCACAAACGCTAAAAGTTATCAGATGACGAATAATGCGGTAACGTCATTGCGACTTCCTTTAGTCGCACGATATATACAAACCGCATCAAGTGTGACGCCAGGAAGAGCCGACGCGACGGCCACTTTCACCATTAATTATTATTAA
- a CDS encoding molecular chaperone, with protein MKFLCVNWRQVATLAAVTLFSANSLASVVISGTRVIYPSDAKEVSVKISNGGPSPVLLQSWIDNGDANAKPAAIKVPFVLTPPMNRVESGKGQTLRISYAGGALPMDKESVFWLNVLEVPAKNQAKTDENRLQMAFRSRIKLFYRPAGLQGNANDAAKALTWSSQGNRVQAANPTPYYVSLVNLSVNGKKLDYAMVAPHSTMALDLPANAGSKVTGGFVNDYGAVNTFDAVIK; from the coding sequence ATGAAGTTTCTCTGTGTTAATTGGCGTCAGGTAGCTACTTTGGCTGCGGTGACTTTGTTCAGTGCCAATAGCCTGGCCAGCGTGGTGATCAGCGGGACTCGCGTGATCTACCCCTCAGATGCCAAAGAGGTCAGCGTCAAAATCAGCAACGGTGGCCCCTCCCCGGTTTTGCTGCAGAGCTGGATTGATAACGGTGACGCGAATGCCAAACCGGCGGCGATCAAAGTGCCGTTTGTGCTGACGCCACCGATGAACCGCGTGGAGTCCGGCAAAGGCCAGACGCTGCGTATCAGCTATGCAGGTGGCGCGTTGCCGATGGATAAAGAATCGGTGTTCTGGCTCAACGTGCTGGAAGTGCCTGCCAAGAATCAGGCGAAAACCGACGAGAACCGTCTGCAGATGGCTTTCCGTTCACGGATCAAACTTTTTTATCGCCCAGCCGGTTTGCAGGGCAATGCCAACGATGCCGCAAAAGCGCTCACTTGGAGTAGCCAAGGCAACCGCGTACAGGCCGCTAACCCGACACCTTATTATGTCTCCTTGGTGAACCTGTCCGTTAACGGTAAGAAGCTCGATTATGCGATGGTGGCTCCTCACAGCACGATGGCGTTGGATTTACCGGCTAATGCAGGAAGCAAAGTGACCGGGGGTTTTGTTAATGACTATGGAGCGGTCAATACCTTTGATGCAGTGATAAAATAA
- a CDS encoding winged helix-turn-helix domain-containing protein, which translates to MYMENRLYGFLIDGDIQFDIANRRLIYYSDESTEHTLFFKVISLNEIQTRLLIYLLVNGQNAIIYKNDIMKHVWDEINLSSSNQRLWHAVNELRKKLASIGLPDDFIVNIHGIGYSIDNQRVSSLFIK; encoded by the coding sequence ATGTATATGGAAAATAGACTTTATGGATTCCTTATCGATGGTGACATTCAATTCGACATTGCCAACCGGAGACTCATTTATTATTCTGATGAGTCAACGGAACATACTCTTTTTTTCAAGGTTATATCTCTAAACGAGATTCAGACGCGATTGCTTATTTATTTGCTGGTTAATGGCCAAAATGCCATTATCTATAAAAATGACATAATGAAACATGTGTGGGATGAGATTAACTTATCTTCATCCAATCAACGTTTATGGCATGCAGTAAATGAATTAAGAAAGAAGTTGGCGTCAATTGGCCTTCCTGATGACTTTATAGTGAACATACATGGAATTGGTTACTCTATAGATAATCAAAGAGTGTCGTCGTTATTTATTAAATAA
- a CDS encoding glycine zipper 2TM domain-containing protein, with protein MTKTIIVIAIAAAVLSGCSANRTSSGDTFTAAQARQAHFVTYGTLVSVRPVTIQGGDGTNAAGAIGGAVVGGFLGNTVGGGSGRNLATAAGAVGGAAAGSGIQSAMNRSAGVELEVRRDDGVNIVVVQAQGSTQFHTGQRVALVTNGSTTTVSPR; from the coding sequence ATGACTAAAACAATTATTGTCATTGCTATTGCCGCCGCCGTTCTCAGCGGATGCTCCGCCAACCGGACCTCGTCTGGCGACACCTTTACGGCTGCCCAGGCCAGACAGGCCCACTTTGTGACTTATGGCACGCTGGTTTCCGTTCGTCCGGTAACGATTCAAGGGGGTGATGGAACCAACGCGGCAGGCGCTATTGGTGGTGCCGTGGTCGGTGGCTTCCTGGGTAACACCGTAGGCGGTGGATCCGGACGTAACCTGGCAACCGCGGCAGGTGCCGTGGGTGGTGCAGCAGCAGGCTCCGGCATACAGAGCGCCATGAACCGCAGCGCTGGCGTAGAGCTTGAGGTTCGCCGCGATGATGGGGTCAATATCGTTGTCGTTCAGGCGCAGGGATCGACCCAGTTCCATACGGGGCAACGCGTAGCGCTCGTCACCAATGGCAGCACCACTACCGTATCGCCACGCTAA